A single region of the Leptotrichia massiliensis genome encodes:
- the rfbC gene encoding dTDP-4-dehydrorhamnose 3,5-epimerase translates to MNNFTIKETPIKDLVIIEPKVFGDERGFFMETYNQKSFEELGLTMNFVQDNHSKSKKGVLRGLHFQTKHTQGKLIHVIKGSVYDVAVDLRKDSTTFGKWYSVKLSAKNKLMLYVPEGFAHGFLTLEDETEFVYRCTDLYAPEYDSGLLWSDKTLNIDWKFEEFGINPNELTISEKDKVQQKFDKNKNYFE, encoded by the coding sequence ATGAACAATTTTACAATAAAAGAAACCCCAATAAAAGATTTAGTAATAATCGAGCCAAAAGTTTTTGGAGATGAAAGAGGATTTTTCATGGAAACTTACAACCAAAAATCCTTTGAGGAATTAGGACTTACAATGAACTTCGTTCAAGACAACCACTCAAAATCCAAAAAAGGCGTTTTACGTGGACTTCACTTCCAGACAAAGCACACTCAAGGAAAATTAATCCATGTTATAAAAGGAAGTGTCTATGATGTAGCAGTTGATTTAAGAAAGGATAGCACAACTTTTGGAAAATGGTACTCAGTAAAACTATCTGCCAAAAACAAATTGATGCTCTACGTTCCAGAGGGCTTTGCACACGGTTTTTTGACACTCGAAGATGAAACAGAGTTTGTTTACAGATGTACAGATTTATATGCCCCTGAATACGACAGCGGGCTTTTATGGAGCGACAAAACTCTAAATATCGACTGGAAATTTGAAGAATTTGGAATAAATCCCAATGAACTGACAATTTCTGAAAAAGACAAAGTTCAACAAAAATTTGATAAAAACAAAAATTATTTTGAATAA
- a CDS encoding glycoside hydrolase family 16 protein → MKKKIFLRVVLFMLTGNMIFAAAKNQKIENFQNIEVKASDVRQKIENEIVGKAEVEVKSFKKNKLNKFISKVTGKNWKMVWNDEFNGNQLDTTKWTYWENGNPWHAGNYLDENGNLVNQYGFDAKHFYLRDNVKIENGNMIITLKKETDKKVKIDGVDRKILYSSGAIHTRNLYNVQYGKIEMRAAMPKGIGTWPAFWLWPEGYSFMDGKPAVGEIDIVETYGDEMDRATGTLHVLKSDNTYETFDGDDYKLSKWPREKLTNFNTYAVEWDEKEIKWLFNNKVYKRFSYKELDKKGLQNPFKQPYFIMINVALSKKTGEDGDVDFPTEMKVDYVRVYQKK, encoded by the coding sequence GAACATAGAGGTTAAGGCGAGTGATGTGCGACAAAAGATTGAAAATGAAATAGTGGGCAAAGCTGAGGTTGAAGTAAAAAGTTTTAAAAAAAATAAATTGAATAAGTTTATTTCAAAAGTAACAGGGAAAAACTGGAAGATGGTTTGGAATGATGAATTTAATGGAAATCAGCTAGATACTACAAAATGGACTTATTGGGAAAATGGAAATCCTTGGCATGCAGGAAATTACTTGGATGAAAATGGAAATTTGGTTAATCAGTATGGATTTGATGCGAAACATTTTTATTTAAGAGATAATGTTAAAATTGAAAATGGGAACATGATTATAACATTGAAGAAAGAGACAGATAAAAAAGTAAAAATAGATGGTGTAGATAGAAAGATTTTATATAGTTCGGGAGCTATTCATACAAGAAATCTTTACAATGTACAATATGGAAAAATTGAAATGAGAGCTGCTATGCCTAAAGGAATTGGGACTTGGCCTGCATTTTGGTTATGGCCTGAAGGGTATTCTTTTATGGATGGAAAACCAGCAGTAGGTGAGATTGACATAGTAGAAACTTATGGAGATGAAATGGATCGTGCTACAGGGACGCTTCATGTATTAAAAAGTGATAATACTTATGAGACATTTGATGGAGATGATTATAAACTAAGTAAATGGCCTAGGGAAAAATTGACTAATTTTAACACTTATGCAGTGGAATGGGACGAAAAGGAAATAAAATGGCTATTTAATAATAAAGTGTATAAAAGATTCTCTTATAAGGAATTGGACAAGAAAGGGTTGCAAAATCCATTTAAACAGCCTTATTTTATTATGATAAATGTAGCTTTGAGCAAAAAAACTGGAGAAGATGGGGATGTGGATTTTCCGACAGAAATGAAAGTTGATTATGTAAGGGTATATCAGAAAAAATAA